A genome region from Anolis carolinensis isolate JA03-04 chromosome 6, rAnoCar3.1.pri, whole genome shotgun sequence includes the following:
- the LOC100554201 gene encoding uncharacterized protein LOC100554201 — protein sequence MRRKRMKGRKEGRKDGRKRKKGGKEGSWEGRVLVLPRPQGMSQTRSFPFMWGMNAPGSALVTPPGDPSFGPCRGPGRGPEQLPVQEPGLALPGDQGVCGRLQLHRPEHTGAERHRGGDGELGDDWAGD from the exons atgagaaggaaaagaatgaaaggaaggaaggaaggcaggaaggatggaagaaaaagaaaaaaaggagggaaggaaggaagttggGAAGGAAGGGTCCTTGTGTTGCCAAGGCCTCAAGGGATGTCCCAGACCCGCAGCTTCCCCTTCATGTGGGGCATGAATGCCCCCGGCAGTGCCCTGGTGACCCCGCCTGGTGACCCTTCCTTTGGCCCTTGCAGGGGGCCTGGACGTGGGCCTGAGCAACTCCCTGTACAAGAGCCTGGCCTCGCTCTCCCCGGAGATCAAGGAGTGTGTGGACGCCTGCAACTTCATCGCCCAGAGCACACGGGAGCAGAGCGCCACCGGGGCG GAGATGGAGAACTGGGTGATGATTGGGCAGGTGATTGA